In one Micromonospora polyrhachis genomic region, the following are encoded:
- a CDS encoding ATP-binding protein gives MIADEPGGPGEEVGKVLGTADATPLQFWTAVTPGNYLQLDDVVVTRRDLPDREPVTIAGVVTQVRARHEGAQFDSDVFAIADGTLPAMVQEAAEITTTRVDPEFYVPPAPGAPVYRAEGDARARALHFDRMERRIPMGTGRDGVPVYLNADFLDGTRGAHVSISGISGVATKTSFATFLLYSVFRSGQLGPDGINSKALIFNVKGEDLLFLDHPNTRLDATTTAAYAKLGLAAGAFPDVRVYAPPRAGDASGTPDVSSRPAGVDSFYWTLSEFCADRLLPYVFADADDERQQYTMVVHSVTAHLARYAQPADGGVSIDGVRLGSYPDLVDHIVEQLTDEETRSDWAGSAINTGTVNAFARRLIGSKRDLARLIRGDLATRRPHRINTDESAQVTVVDLHNLPDRAQRFVVGVTLKTEFENKEKKGAKPLLFVVLDELNKYAPRDGSSPIKEVLLDIAERGRSLGVILIGAQQTASEVERRIVTNSAIRVVGRLDPAEASRPEYGFLPPAQRQRALLAKPGTMFVNQPDIPVPLCLEFPFPAWATRVSEAGPAPSGTLRSITQAADPFAVVGARSGALTDDDIPF, from the coding sequence ATGATCGCCGACGAACCGGGAGGGCCGGGCGAGGAGGTCGGCAAGGTGCTCGGCACCGCCGACGCCACCCCACTCCAGTTCTGGACCGCGGTCACCCCGGGTAACTACCTGCAACTCGACGACGTGGTGGTCACCCGCCGTGACCTGCCCGATCGGGAGCCGGTCACCATCGCCGGGGTGGTGACCCAGGTCCGGGCCCGACACGAGGGGGCCCAGTTCGACTCGGACGTCTTCGCCATCGCCGACGGCACGCTGCCGGCGATGGTGCAGGAGGCCGCCGAGATCACCACCACCCGGGTGGACCCGGAGTTCTACGTACCGCCCGCCCCGGGTGCGCCGGTCTACCGGGCCGAGGGCGACGCCCGGGCGCGGGCGCTGCACTTCGACCGGATGGAGCGGCGGATCCCGATGGGCACCGGCCGGGACGGGGTGCCGGTCTACCTCAACGCCGACTTCCTCGACGGCACCCGGGGCGCGCACGTCTCCATCTCCGGCATCTCCGGGGTGGCCACCAAGACCAGTTTCGCCACCTTTCTGCTCTACTCGGTCTTCCGCTCCGGACAACTCGGCCCCGACGGGATCAACTCGAAGGCGCTGATCTTCAACGTCAAGGGTGAGGACCTGCTCTTCCTCGACCATCCCAACACCCGGCTGGACGCGACGACCACGGCGGCGTACGCGAAACTCGGCCTGGCCGCCGGGGCCTTCCCGGACGTCCGGGTCTACGCCCCGCCCCGGGCCGGCGACGCCTCCGGCACGCCCGACGTGAGCAGCCGGCCCGCCGGGGTGGACAGCTTCTACTGGACCCTGAGCGAGTTCTGCGCCGACCGGCTGCTGCCGTACGTCTTCGCCGACGCCGACGACGAACGCCAGCAGTACACGATGGTGGTGCACTCGGTCACCGCGCACCTGGCCCGCTACGCCCAACCGGCCGACGGTGGGGTGAGCATCGACGGGGTCCGCCTCGGCTCCTACCCCGACCTGGTGGACCACATCGTCGAGCAGCTCACCGACGAGGAGACCCGCTCCGACTGGGCCGGCAGCGCGATCAACACCGGCACGGTCAACGCCTTCGCCCGCCGGCTGATCGGCAGCAAGCGGGACCTGGCCCGGCTGATCCGGGGCGACCTGGCCACCCGCCGGCCGCACCGGATCAACACCGACGAGAGCGCCCAGGTCACCGTCGTCGACCTGCACAACCTGCCGGACCGGGCACAGCGCTTCGTGGTCGGCGTCACCCTCAAGACCGAGTTCGAGAACAAGGAGAAGAAGGGCGCCAAGCCGCTGCTCTTCGTCGTACTCGACGAGCTGAACAAGTACGCCCCGCGCGACGGCTCCTCCCCGATCAAGGAGGTGCTACTGGACATCGCCGAACGGGGCCGTTCACTCGGGGTGATCCTGATCGGCGCGCAGCAGACCGCCAGCGAGGTCGAGCGGCGGATCGTCACCAACTCGGCGATCCGGGTGGTCGGCCGGCTCGACCCGGCCGAGGCGTCCCGACCGGAGTACGGCTTCCTGCCGCCGGCCCAGCGGCAACGCGCGCTGCTGGCCAAACCCGGCACGATGTTCGTCAACCAGCCGGACATCCCGGTGCCGTTGTGCCTGGAGTTCCCCTTCCCGGCCTGGGCGACCCGGGTCTCCGAGGCCGGTCCGGCCCCGTCGGGGACGCTGCGTTCGATCACCCAGGCCGCCGACCCGTTCGCGGTGGTCGGTGCCCGGTCCGGCGCGCTCACCGACGACGACATCCCGTTCTGA
- a CDS encoding exonuclease SbcCD subunit D, translating to MKILHTSDWHVGKVLKGQSRLREHVDVLAQVVEIARAERPDLVVVAGDLYDTAAPTPDATRLVTRALSALRNTGAQVVAIGGNHDNGAALDALRPWADAAGVALRGTVRETAAEHIVDGETADGERWRIVALPFLSQRYAVRAVEMYELTAAEAVQTYADHMKRLIGRLAEDFSAPDRVHLFTAHLTVVGARLGGGEREAHTVMNYAVPASVFPTNTHYVALGHLHRAQQVLGPCPIRYSGSPLAVDFGEEENTPSVTIVEVTATTTAKVREVPVTVGTPLRTVRGTLDELAAIDDSDAWLRVYVRETPRAGLREEVQELLPRALEVRVDPELLAAAGPPRTAQRAGRSPRDLFGDYLTSRGHTDDDVRDLFHQLLEEVEK from the coding sequence ATGAAGATCCTGCACACCTCCGACTGGCACGTCGGCAAGGTCCTCAAGGGACAATCCCGGCTCCGGGAGCACGTCGACGTGTTGGCCCAGGTGGTCGAGATCGCCCGCGCCGAACGCCCGGACCTGGTCGTCGTCGCCGGTGACCTCTACGACACGGCGGCACCCACCCCGGATGCCACCCGGCTGGTCACCCGGGCGCTCTCCGCGCTGCGCAACACCGGGGCGCAGGTGGTGGCGATCGGCGGCAACCACGACAACGGGGCCGCCCTGGACGCGCTGCGCCCCTGGGCCGACGCGGCCGGGGTGGCGCTGCGCGGCACCGTCCGGGAGACCGCCGCCGAGCACATCGTCGACGGCGAGACCGCCGACGGCGAGCGGTGGCGGATCGTCGCCCTGCCGTTCCTGTCCCAGCGGTACGCGGTCCGCGCGGTCGAGATGTACGAGCTGACCGCCGCCGAGGCGGTGCAGACCTACGCCGATCACATGAAACGGCTGATCGGACGGCTCGCCGAGGACTTCTCCGCCCCCGACCGCGTGCACCTGTTCACCGCCCATCTGACCGTGGTGGGTGCCCGGCTCGGCGGGGGCGAGCGGGAGGCGCACACGGTGATGAACTACGCCGTACCGGCCTCGGTCTTCCCCACCAACACGCACTACGTGGCGCTCGGCCACCTGCACCGCGCCCAGCAGGTGCTCGGCCCGTGCCCGATCCGCTACAGCGGCAGTCCGCTCGCCGTCGACTTCGGCGAGGAGGAGAACACCCCGTCGGTCACCATCGTCGAGGTCACCGCCACCACCACCGCCAAGGTACGCGAGGTGCCGGTCACCGTCGGCACGCCACTGCGTACCGTCCGGGGCACCCTCGACGAGCTGGCCGCCATCGACGACTCGGACGCCTGGCTGCGGGTGTACGTCCGGGAGACGCCCCGCGCCGGGCTGCGCGAGGAGGTGCAGGAACTGCTCCCCCGGGCCCTGGAGGTACGCGTCGACCCGGAACTGCTGGCCGCCGCCGGGCCCCCACGCACCGCCCAGCGGGCCGGCCGCTCGCCCCGCGACCTGTTCGGCGACTACCTGACCAGCCGGGGCCACACCGACGACGACGTACGTGACCTGTTCCACCAGCTCCTGGAGGAGGTGGAGAAGTAG